One window from the genome of Calliopsis andreniformis isolate RMS-2024a chromosome 12, iyCalAndr_principal, whole genome shotgun sequence encodes:
- the Tank gene encoding EI24 domain-containing protein tank — translation MDNVTGIIRAIYRGFIDSLRGAVVLFYMDKHVNEKLYKQSPSRMEIYGKDTAVPHSSTKHYNQFRESKVLKRTIQCCALNGGVFWASILIFERGLLPFLKYLLTIIFGHSPGMGMTVWSWTKPFLSLTFGTVWVLPLFLLSKIVNSLWFQDIADSAYRYRQGRPLLLSSVSKLVADTLFSILVQALFLGQGMLVSRIPLPPIGDILALVHMCLLYALYAFEYKWFNMGWELHRRLSFIESNWPYFVGFGLPLAVFTQLPNSYVVSGCVFSILFPLFIVSGNEAEPVTGVCDCPLKLFSPVIAIANTLFNKTIGPANRR, via the exons ATGGATAACGTGACA ggAATCATACGTGCCATATATAGGGGGTTTATAGATAGTTTAAGAGGAGCTGTGGTCCTATTTTACATGGATAAACATgtaaatgaaaaattatataaaCAGTCTCCTTCTAGAATGGAGATATATGGAAAAGATACTGCAGTTCCACACAGTTCCACAAAACATTACAATCAATTTCG AGAATCAAAAGTATTAAAAAGAACAATTCAATGTTGCGCATTAAATGGAGGCGTATTCTGGGCAAGCATATTAATCTTTGAACGTGGTCTGCTTCCATTTCTTAAGTACTTATTGACCATCATATTTGGTCACTCACCGGGTATGGGTATGACTGTATGGTCATGGACAAAGCCATTTCTATCGTTGACATTTGGCACTGTATgggtattaccattatttctgcTCAGTAAGATAGTCAACAGTTTATGGTTTCAG GACATAGCGGACAGTGCTTATAGGTATAGACAAGGAAGGCCATTACTTTTATCCAGTGTCAGCAAATTAGTAGCAGACACACTTTTCAGCATATTGGTTCAAGCATTATTTCTGGGTCAAGGAATGTTGGTATCCAGGATTCCATTGCCTCCCATAGGTGACATTCTTGCTCTTGTACATATGTGCCTTTTATATGCTCTCTATGCTTTTGAATACAAATGGTTTAATATGGGTTGGGAGCTACATAGACGATTAAGTTTTATTGAGAGTAACTGGCCATATTTTGTGGGTTTTGGTCTGCCATTAGCAGTATTTACCCAATTACCCAATTCATATGTAGTAag TGGCTGTGTATTTTCTATATTGTTTCCATTATTTATTGTAAGTGGCAATGAGGCAGAACCTGTGACTGGAGTATG TGACTGTCCATTAAAATTGTTTTCACCAGTAATTGCTATTGCAAATACCCTTTTCAACAAAACAATTGGACCAGCAAATAGACGATGA